The Ostrea edulis unplaced genomic scaffold, xbOstEdul1.1 scaffold_68, whole genome shotgun sequence region AGTAAGCGTGGCTATATAGTACTCTCAGACTCAGTAAGTGTGGCTATATAGTACTCCTGGACTCAGTAAGCATGGCTATATAGTACTCCTGGACTCAGTAAGCATGTCTATATAGTACTCTCAGACTCAGTAAGCATGGCTATATAGTACTCCTGGACTCAGTAAGCATGGCTATATAGTACTCCTGGACTCAGTAAGCATGGCTATATAGTACACTCAGACTCAGTAAGTGTGGCTATATAGTACTCCTGGACTCAGTAAGCATGGCTATATAGTACTCCTGGACTCAGTAAGCATGGCTATATAGTACTCTCAGACTCAGTAAGTGTGGCTATATAGTACTCCCGGACTCAGTAATCGTGGCTATATAGTACTCTCAGACTCAGTAAGTGTGGCTATATAGTACTCTCAGACTCAGTAAGCATGGCTATATAGTACTCTCAGACTCAGTAAGCATGGCTATATAGTACTCCTGGACTCAGTAAGCATGGCTATATAGTACTCTCAGACTCAGTAAGTGTGGCTATATAGTAATCTCAGACTCAGTAAGTGTGGCTATATAGTACTCCTGGACTCAGTAAGCATGGATATATAGTACTCTCAGACTCAGTAATTGTGGCTATATAGTACTCCCAGACTCAGTAAGCATGGCTATACAGTACTCCCGGACTCAGTAATCGTGGCTATATAGTACTCTCAGACTCAGTAAGTGTGGCTATATAGTACTCTCAGACTCAGTAAGTGTGGCTATATAGTACTCCTGGACTCAGTAAGCATGGCTATATAGTACTCCTGGACTCAGTAATTGTGGCTATATAGTACTCCTGGACTCAGTAATTGTGGCTATATAGTACTCTCAGACTCAGTAAGCATGGCTATATAGTACTCCTGGACTCAGTAAGCGTGGTTATATAGTACTCTCAGACTCAGTAAGTGTGGCTATATAGTACTCCTGGACTCAGTAAGCATGGCTATATAGTACTCTCAGACTCAGTAAGTGTGGCTATATAGTACTCTCAGACTCAGTAATTGTGGCTATATAGTACTCCCAGACTCAGTAAGCATGGCTATACAGTACTCCCGGACTCAGTAATCGTGGCTATATAGTACTCTCAGACTCAGTAAGTGTGGCTATATAGTAATCTCAGACTCAGTAATTGTGGCTATATAGTACTCCTGGACTCAGTAAGTGTGGCAATATAGTACTCTCAGACTCAGTAAGTGTGGCTATATAGTACTCCCGGACTCAGTAATCGTGGCTATATAGTACTCTCAGACTCAGTAAGTGTGGCTATATAGTACTCCCGGACTCAGTAAGTGTGGCTATATAGTACTCTCAGACTCAGTAAGTGTGGCTATATAGTACTCCCGGACTCAGTAAGCATGGCTATATAGTACTCCCGGACTTAGAAAGCATGGCTATATAGCTATGATGAAAAATTGtgacaaaataaaaatgttgattgtACAAGTTTATTCACATAGAATTTATTAGCACATGGTGAACCTTTTTGTGGCaatcttatacatgtaaatgtgtcaATGTAATTGAATGACAGACAGAAATAAATTTGTttacacagtgtagataatcAGATGGAGTGATGATCTTGGATAATGTAGACTGTCTCTCCTGATTGTTATGATGTTACCGTGGCTATTTGATTGGAAGTTTGAATCAGTAAtctgaaatgaaaatgttattaAGGCGGGTAACACACTCTACATACTTTTATATGCAAAGACAcataatatgtacatgtttcaGTGGATATGTTTATGTGATTAAGGTAAACATTGTACGTTGTATAAcaaccatatttcatatctagtaaatggatggtgggagTTTTGTAACCATGGtgtcattttgaagggttcatcaaataagaattatccaccataggaattttcaaaattttgtttactgcttgatttatttcacctagaatttaacattgaagtctatgggaagaggatgtcttaataaaatatttttaaaagaaattatattttaatacaAATTTCTTGGTAGTTACATAAACATTCTCTttattaaaacatgaaataaaattaatcatttaccacaaacatttttagaaaattaaattttcttatttttacaaatggCAGATAACTCTTAAAAAACCCTCAAGTGCTAAAAGGTCAGCTTATCATTTACCAATCATATAAATtcacttcactttcatcattatttaacaatagccatgtatgttgattttttaaatccttcaaaattgttcattatcctttcgttatacattgaatacgttaattaatttcaattttgagCATTTTCAAATTCTACATATAAATCTACATTTTTTAAGCAATTGGATGCATTAAGATTTGATCACTTTTATTAGGAATCCCAGTCTACATATATTTATCTTGGGTTGATAAAACAGAACAATTCACATCAACagaatgaaatttgttttaaagaCAACATAATACTCTTTGAATTACATCAATTTCTAAAGTATTATAGCTGTTTGTGTAAAGCAATTCAAAACTGAAGTTATTGGAAAGCCAAAGTCTTTTCTAAAAGAATAAGTAAAGAAGGCAAACCTGTTTTGTAAGGGGAGACTTTGTAATGTCATCTCTGGGTATCGATTGTTTTGGGTCTATACACTGGTGCATCCGATCGAGGAAGTGGTGGATTTCCTATAATGGTGTCTGCAGCTTTCTCAGCAATCATAATGGTCGGAGCGTTCAGATTACCACTGACTACACTAGGCATGATGGAAGCATCAACCACCCACAATCCTTCCAGACCGTAAACTTTTGTGCTGGGATCAACAACTGCCATAGGGTCAGAATGTGAACCCATTTTACACGTGCAGGAGGGATGATATGCAGTTTCACTCATGTTTCGATTAAATTCATCGATATCTTTATCTGATTGAACACCCTTTCCAGGGGCCAACTCTTGCCCTCTGTAAGGATCAAATGCTTTCTGTTGGAAAATTTCCCTAGTTAATTTGATGCAGTCCCTCATTTCCCTGACATCTTGTTCAGTTGTTAAGTAGTTGGGTACAATCCTTGGATGTTCCCTGGGGTTAGGGGACTTCAACTGGATGAACCCTCTACTGGTTGGTCTCAGAATTTGTACATGTGCCTGATAGGCATGTCGGTCCCCAGACCTCCTTCCATGATCATGAACCATGGATGCTAAGAAGTGGTACTGAATGTTAGGATGTTCTATGCCTGGCTCACTGCGAATAAAAGCTCCCGCTTCAAAATGATTGGTTGCTCCATCTCCCGTCTGCCAGAGAAACCATTCCATGCCTATTTTAATCATCACATGTGGAAACTTCCACTGGGCTTTGTAAAGTGTGATAGGTTGTTTGCATTCTTGTTGGAGAAGTACTTCCACATGGTCCTGCAGATTCTCACCAACTCCTGGCAGGTGCTGGACGACTGGAATGTCAAATTTGCGAAGTTCGTCAGCATTGCCGATCCCAGAAAGCATGAGAAGCTGTGGGGAGTTTACTGCTCCCCCGCTGAGTATGATTTCCTCACCATACACTCTCGTCACTTCAGAGTCTTTCTCATACTCTATCCCCACAGCTTTCTTACCATCAAATAATATTCGTCTTGCTAAGACTTTGTTTTGCGTTTTTAAGTTAATTCTGCTTTTTATTGGGTGCAGATAAGCTGCTGCAGCACTGCATCGTTTGCCATTATGAATGGTCATGTCCATCCACCCAAATCCTTCTTGCTGGTATCCATTTATGTCTTCTGTCATTGGATAACCTGCTTGTACACCTGCATCAAAGAAAGCCTGGCAGAGAGGGTTCTTTGACCTTCCTTGCAGAACATGCAGAGGACCTTCACCACCTCGGTAGTCATTTGCTCCATTGAGGTGACACTGAGCTTTACGGAAGTAAGGTAAACAATCAGCATAGGACCAGCCTGTTGCTCCCTCCCTTTCCCATCGGTCATAGTCAAAAGCATGTCCTCGAATATAGACCATGGCATTTAGGGATGAGGACCCACCCCAAACCCTGCCCCGAGGCCAGTACATGACGCGGTTGTTCATGCTCTTCTCTGGCTCGGTGTGGTAGTACCAGTTGTATTTCTCATCATGGAGGTTGTACATCAAAGCAGCAGGCATGTAAATCTTCCAGGAGTCCCAGTTCCACAAGTCTTTTGGTCCTGCCTCCAGAAGGAGAACCTTTTTATTAGGATCTGCAGTGAGGCGATTTGCCAGTGTGCATCCTGCAGAACCAGCTCCAACAATGACATAGTCGTACTTCTCAGAATTAGAAGCAATGTGCACTAAGCGAGGACTAGATGTACTGAAGTGTCGGTGAGGCTGATGGGAGCCTGGTGCTGTAGATGAGACGCCTCTAGTGAATGTTCTGCTTTTGTTTGGACTTTGCTCCCCAGCATCAGGTCCTTGTTTTTCTCTTTCAAGGATAACTTCAGTGATGCCCTCTATGCTAGGAACAAGGCAATCAGCATGTTGTTTCAGCTCATTCTCAGTCCCAATCCCTGACAAAACTCCAATTCTCTTCATCACAAACGCTGATTCTCCCATTTTAAGGTCTCCCACAGAATCTCCAATAACAACAGTTTTTGATGGATTTGCATTCAACTCATTGCAGATCAACAGCGTGTTGTGTCCAGAGGGACGAGGCTGTGAGATAGGATCATCTCCACAAATCAGCATGTCGATGTAGTTAGTCAGACCCAGACTCATCAGGTCCAACACAACAAACTCTCTTGGCTCTCCTGTGTTGATGGCAATTTTTACTCCACTCTGTTTGAGTTCTTTGAAGATTTCTTCAATATTGGAGCACAGTGGTGTAGGCTCAGACTTCAGGATAGATTCTCCTTCTTTCCAAATCTGGTTGACCAGCATGATGGCTTCCTGGTAGAGAATTCCTTCCCTCCGTAATGCCTCCACAACCACTCCTCGTGCCTCTGAGGGTGTCCCTTCTGTCAGAACTCCATGCATCATTCGTGTTGAATCCTCATTTAATCCAAGAAGCTTAGTTAGCTTTGCCAACATCTCTAAtcctgttttgctcttcaatcTAGTGAAATAAAGTCAAACTATGTTTGAAAACAGTCTACATTTGAAACCAAAAATGGAAAATACATCTGCATAAGTTGATATAACAAAGGTCATATAATGAAAGATTGAAACTATAACTGTGAACCAGTGGATAAGCTGATTCAATTGAATTGGACCAGTGGATATGATATAAACTGGGACAGTTGATATGTGACCAATGGATATGATGTAATATGGGACAGTTGAATAGGACCAGTTGATATGATATAAGCAGGGATAGTTGAGATGGGACCAGAGGATATGATATAAAGTGAGACAGTTGAGATGTGACTATGATATATGTGGATATGATATAAGCTGGGATAGAACCAATGGATATGATATAACCTGGGATAGTTGAAATGTGACCAGTGGATATGATATAAGCTGGGACAGTTAAATAGGACCAGTTGATATGAAATAAGCTGGGACAGTTGAGATGAGACCAAAGGATATGATATGAAGTGGGACAGTTGAGATGTGACCAGTGGATATGATATTAGCTGGGATAGAACCAATGGATATGATATAAGCTGGGATAGTTGAGATGTGACCAGTTGATATGATATAAGCTGGGGCAGTTAAATAGGACCAGTTGATTTGAAATAAGCTGGGACAGTTGAAATGAGACCAAAGGATATGATATGAAGTGGGACAGTTGAGATGTGACTAGTGGATATGATATAAGCTGGGATAGAACCAATGGATATGATATAAGCTGGGACAGTTGAGAAATAAGTGTGATATGTTTCAAATCTGgttttattgtataaattgTTCATAGATTTGCTTCATTTATACCTAAAAAATTTAGTTTTAGAATCTCTGAACACAAATATCTGAATTAAACATATAGAAGAACTATGTCACTGTAGCATTAACATACTGAAAATTCTTTGGCTCAATAGCAACCCAAGTCATACAATATGAACCAGTAACCATTGTACTTTACTGTTAAACTGCATATAGTTATTTAGAAGAGAGCAAATCACTAAATGTAAAGTAGGAATTCCAAGATTTTCATTCCTTACCTAGAGCATAAAAACTCCACAAATTTGGGATATTTCCTGTGTATACATATCAGAGTTCCATGGAGGTCAAAAATTGCCAAATCCACCAAAGGATTTTTAGCTGGAGAACTAAATTCATGGTCTTTAGGCTGCACTAGGAATCTTTCATATGGAGAATAAGCATAAGAATTCTGCCAATCTTCAAAGGGCAATATCAATGGCAATATGTCCTCAATATTCTCCACTACATGGTCAGCATGGGGCAATAAATCACTTGTCTGCCCAACCCCACTCAGAACGCCGACACTCCAACCCAGCTTGGCAGACTTTCCCAGAAGCATATCTGTTTTGGTATCGCCCACCATGACGGTATCCGCAGGGCTGACCCCCATTTTCTCGCAAATCTTCAGAGCATTATATGGCGATGGCTTTGGCTCTGAGTTAGGATCATCTCCACATATCACATACTCAAAGTACTCAGTAAGACCCAGCTCATCCAGTAGTGCGTCTGTGCCCTTGCGATTGTCGGATGTGATGAGAGCTATCCTGATATTGTTTTTCTGTAGAATTTTGAAGAGAATTTCTAGTTCCCCAACTTTGTTGAGTTCTTCTGGATTTCTGACGTTTCCCTCCATCCAGACTCTGTCTAGAATTTCTCTGGCCTCTTCTTCGTTCATCCCCTCACTAACCAACATCTTTGTCATTTCCACCTGTCATGAGAAATACTGTTTTTGGCAAcaattactttaaaaacatttaacaaAATAGTGGTTTGATCAATTGCAGTTTGAATCAAATATCTTTATggatttgtcaaaaaatacattttcattgatTCATAATTCCATGAAGAGGTTCTTCGTGTTGTTTCCTTATAAGCAAAAATTGAACTCTGTTGATATAATGTAATGCAACTGTGCACCGATATGGAGTATAGCGTAACTATATGCTTTGATCTGGAGTGTAATGTAACTGTACCTTGATCTGGAGTGTAATGTAACTGTACCTTGATCTGGAGTGTAATGTAACTGTACCTTGATCTGGAGTGTAATATAACTGTACCTTGATCTGGAGTGTAATGTTACTGTACGTTGATCTGGAGTGTAATGTAACTACCTTGATCTGGAGTGTAATATAACTGTACCTTGATCTGGAGTGTAATGTTACTGTACCTTGATCTGGAGTGTAATGTAACTGTACCTTGATCTGGAGTGTAATGTTACTGTACCTTGATCTGGAGTGTAATGTAACTGTACCTTGATCTGGAGTGTAATATAACTGTACCTTGATCTGGACTGTAATATAACTGTACCTTGATTTGGAGTGTAATATAACTGTACCTTGATCTGGAGTGTAATGTAACTGTACCTTGATCTGGAGTGTAATGTTACTGTACGTTGATCTGGAGTGTAATGTAACTGTACGTTGATTTGGAGTGTAATATAACTGTACCTTGATCTGGAGTGTAATATAACTGTACCTTGATCTGGACTGTAATACAACTGTACCTTGATCTGGAGTGTAATATAACTGTACCTTGATCTGGACTGTAATACAACTGTACCTTTGGAGTGTAATAATACTGTATTTTGATTTGGAGTGTAATGTAACTGTACATAGATCTGGAATGTAATGTTAGTGTACGTTGATCTGGAGTGTAATGTAACTATATGTTGATCTGGAGTGTAATGTAACTGTACCTTGATCTGGAGTGTAATATAACTGTACCTTGATCTGAAGTGTAACTGTACCTTGATCTGAAGCGTAATATAACTGTTCGTTGATCTGGAGTGTAATGTAACTGTACCTTGATCTGGAGTGTAATATAACTGTACCTTGATCTGGAATGTAACTGTACCTTGATCTGGGGTGTAGTGGCCTCTGCTAACATGCCGGGTATTACCCTCTGCTGTTTGAGGCAAAATCCGAGAATATCACAAATCTTTTCCTCGATCCCAAACAGACCTGTGGCTTCCTGAATTCTATTCAAGGGTAAATTGTAGAATAAAATCAGACTTAATATGACTTAATATGCTTTTCATTGACTCCTTTACTCCcattacatatacataaatcTGTTACAGACACAGAAACTCgatttactgtttctttgtttgtaattctgtataaaacattgaaataaacaattgttgTGTTACAGAGGGAATTTATAAAGGATGTGGTATGATAATGGGTCATTTCTGACCTTCTTTCATTACTCTGCAATTTAGTAATATAATGTACCTGTTGAAATATTCTGTAACTAAAACTATTTCCCCAAAACTCATTCCTATTTTTGAAAGTTGGTAACTTTGAAGCTGTACTTTTGATCaacatttgtcaaatatttgtctattcatgcATCCATCTATCTATCTTAAGTGTCTGCCTATCTGCTGTaaactttaaacattttcatcttctcaagagccactgggACAGTTTCAACCATATTCGCCATATAGCAACCTTACACTGACAAATGAAAGCAACCTTACGCTGACAAAGGAAAGCAACCTTACGCTGACAAACGAAAGCAACCTTACACTGACAAACGAAAGCAACCTTACGCTGACAAACGAAAGCAACACTTAGACAGTTTCAACCATATTCGCCATATAGCAACCTTACACTGACAAATGAAAGCAACCTTACGCTGACAAATGAAAGCAACCTTACGCTGACAAACGAAAGCAACCTTACGCTGACAAACGAAAGCAACCTAACGCTGACAAACGAAAGCAACCTAACCTTGATAAAATTGATATAGATaaaaagtggaggatgtgtACAACAGTATCttgaaatcgaaaactttcaagttactttatttagtaaaaaaaaatacagttttagtagaaagtaatctgaaaaaatctgaaaaaaatttaaaacccctgatGGACTTGAACCcacaatctacagttcagcagtccaCACATCGACCaactgagctacccagcaaGGGAATCAAATTCAAAAGGAATATAGAAatgttgctgatatttatattttcatttcatgttttaaaatgaagtcagccattatggcATTATGTAATATACCTCCTTAACAAGACATTTAAACTTCCTGAAGTGATGGACCAGAGGAGTCATCTTTTTCTCACACAGTTCTCTTTACTAAAGATCTACATGTTAGGTACCAGTCaaggtagctcagtggtagatgttcgcttcgtaaccaggaggtTGTAAGTTTGATACCCACTCGTGGCATGACCATGTCAAACCTTAGagatgtaaacataggtagtgattgctccttcaccaaacgctcagcatttagaagtgagaatcatggatattttgtatatgtctttaaaaatggaggtcccaaGTTACGGCAGCCATTGCCACATTAAAGAATTAagtaagcataggtctaaatttgtgatacttcaaCTACAGCTGGTGAAATCTCAACattaatgaaaaattctcaactgGACATAAAACTCCAACTACATGTGGTACTTCATGTTTGGATAAAAAGGCAATAGATCTGAGACATTGAACAACATTgatgtaaacattatataccTAGCCACCAGCTTTTTGGTCCAGGGAATCCAAAGTGATTGAAATTCAATGAGAGTTCCATCTTTGTCAAAAATGACCAGTGACGCCTTCTTTGTTTCATCTGACCGTAGCTTGACATTCTTAAAGGTGTTTCTGTCCTCCGAGCTGACCATTGACCTAGTTAGGATTTGTCTGGCTATCTGTGACCTGGGGTGACCATCTGCAGAGAATACAAAGTTGATGTCGTAAATTTATTTTAACATCTAGTTTTTCCACCTGAAATGAGCTAGCTCCATTAATTATCAAAGGTTTTCAGATCAAGGATTGTGTGTTTTTCTGGTGTCTGTTCACTTCTCACAATTTTTGCTTTTTCATCAATTCATTACAAAATGGTACagaattaaatgttttacaattaTGGGtatagtacatatatgtattataggattaaacattctttttgaagaatttatcgatgtgtaaactctggacattttactcacaaactgaataaaagtgcgaagcacttttatgttaagtttgtgagtaaaatgtccggagtttacacatcgataaattcttcaaataagaatgtttgattcttataattccaattcattcactttatttacaattgcaaaaatttgaatagtttccccgcactatgttatttgttttcaggtgtgtatgaatacatcgcgttttcggatttattgatgtataaactcttgttcagttttgtttttgtccaatcaaaacaattgtaataaataacattggaattatatataatataaccCTTTCCATGTGgataataatgaattcaataactGTGAAACGGGATGGCCATTTAAATGGGATGTTTTTTTGTGGAAGCAATGAagcagaaattaaaaaaaaaaaattttcaagAACAGTTTTATAGATTTAATTAA contains the following coding sequences:
- the LOC125670678 gene encoding uncharacterized protein LOC125670678, translating into MYGRRALYRLLTQSPRRFVPSSRFVHTAVLGTKDETRTKYGHPRSQIARQILTRSMVSSEDRNTFKNVKLRSDETKKASLVIFDKDGTLIEFQSLWIPWTKKLVARIQEATGLFGIEEKICDILGFCLKQQRVIPGMLAEATTPQIKVEMTKMLVSEGMNEEEAREILDRVWMEGNVRNPEELNKVGELEILFKILQKNNIRIALITSDNRKGTDALLDELGLTEYFEYVICGDDPNSEPKPSPYNALKICEKMGVSPADTVMVGDTKTDMLLGKSAKLGWSVGVLSGVGQTSDLLPHADHVVENIEDILPLILPFEDWQNSYAYSPYERFLVQPKDHEFSSPAKNPLVDLAIFDLHGTLICIHRKYPKFVEFLCSRLKSKTGLEMLAKLTKLLGLNEDSTRMMHGVLTEGTPSEARGVVVEALRREGILYQEAIMLVNQIWKEGESILKSEPTPLCSNIEEIFKELKQSGVKIAINTGEPREFVVLDLMSLGLTNYIDMLICGDDPISQPRPSGHNTLLICNELNANPSKTVVIGDSVGDLKMGESAFVMKRIGVLSGIGTENELKQHADCLVPSIEGITEVILEREKQGPDAGEQSPNKSRTFTRGVSSTAPGSHQPHRHFSTSSPRLVHIASNSEKYDYVIVGAGSAGCTLANRLTADPNKKVLLLEAGPKDLWNWDSWKIYMPAALMYNLHDEKYNWYYHTEPEKSMNNRVMYWPRGRVWGGSSSLNAMVYIRGHAFDYDRWEREGATGWSYADCLPYFRKAQCHLNGANDYRGGEGPLHVLQGRSKNPLCQAFFDAGVQAGYPMTEDINGYQQEGFGWMDMTIHNGKRCSAAAAYLHPIKSRINLKTQNKVLARRILFDGKKAVGIEYEKDSEVTRVYGEEIILSGGAVNSPQLLMLSGIGNADELRKFDIPVVQHLPGVGENLQDHVEVLLQQECKQPITLYKAQWKFPHVMIKIGMEWFLWQTGDGATNHFEAGAFIRSEPGIEHPNIQYHFLASMVHDHGRRSGDRHAYQAHVQILRPTSRGFIQLKSPNPREHPRIVPNYLTTEQDVREMRDCIKLTREIFQQKAFDPYRGQELAPGKGVQSDKDIDEFNRNMSETAYHPSCTCKMGSHSDPMAVVDPSTKVYGLEGLWVVDASIMPSVVSGNLNAPTIMIAEKAADTIIGNPPLPRSDAPVYRPKTIDTQR